The following coding sequences are from one Haliotis asinina isolate JCU_RB_2024 chromosome 3, JCU_Hal_asi_v2, whole genome shotgun sequence window:
- the LOC137279090 gene encoding neuronal acetylcholine receptor subunit alpha-9-like translates to MAHLALVLFMALLVVGLDAHQRALLDKLFAQYKKDVRPICGADAPIEVKVGIAVRQIMELDEPSQILTVNVWVRLSWYDCQMTWNATEYGGISQLILPYKKVWTPDITLYDNAGDELIGLKDYRPTFTSDGAVSYNFPTVIKSLCPVDVTYFPFDGQTCALRFGSWAYSGHQLNITIGDKAADISDYKVNTEWDLLSVPAVRHEKFYSCCPEPYPDVTFYISMRRKPFFYIVNLLFPCILISAVALLGFLLPPEAGEKVALEITMLLSLSVFMLLVAESLPPTSDNFPWLGIYFCVAMLLVALSTALTVIVLNVHFRGQHGIPVPHWMRKMFLGTLSEVLCMKKEPTVYPVKITDVYSHVHGDHNTIKQKEMSTFESQDTGRQNHHHLLPMKKVLEEQLSVLKEMNSRYSDQQAAGVIDEEWRKVAVVMDRLLLLLFFISTVAATLGILLSSILH, encoded by the exons ATGGCTCACTTGGCACTGGTACTATTCATGGCACTACTTG TGGTCGGTCTTGACGCCCACCAGCGAGCACTACTGGACAAGCTGTTTGCCCAGTACAAAAAAGACGTGCGGCCAATCTGTGGAGCGGACGCTCCTATAGAGGTGAAAGTTGGCATCGCTGTCAGGCAGATCATGGAGCTG GATGAACCCAGCCAGATATTGACTGTCAACGTCTGGGTCCGATTG AGCTGGTATGACTGTCAGATGACCTGGAACGCCACCGAGTACGGTGGCATCTCGCAACTCATCCTTCCCTATAAGAAAGTATGGACTCCGGATATTACTCTATAtgacaa TGCTGGAGACGAACTTATTGGACTGAAGGACTACAGGCCCACCTTCACCTCAGACGGCGCTGTCAGTTACAACTTCCCGACCGTCATCAAAAGTCTCTGTCCTGTCGACGTCACCTACTTCCCCTTTGACGGCCAAACATGTGCCCTTCGGTTTGGTTCCTGGGCCTACAGCGGCCACCAGCTCAACATCACCATCGGCGATAAAGCAGCGGATATATCTGACTACAAGGTCAATACGGAATGGGACTTGCTCAGTGTCCCAGCTGTGAGGCACGAGAAGTTCTACAGTTGCTGCCCAGAACCCTATCCCGACGTGACCTTCTACATCTCCATGCGACGTAAGCCGTTCTTCTATATCGTGAACCTGCTGTTCCCCTGTATACTGATCTCTGCAGTGGCTTTGCTTGGCTTCCTACTGCCTCCAGAAGCCGGGGAGAAGGTGGCCCTAGAGATCACAATGTTGCTGTCGCTGTCAGTGTTCATGCTGCTTGTTGCGGAGTCGTTGCCACCGACGTCGGACAACTTCCCTTGGCTAG GTATCTACTTCTGCGTGGCAATGCTGCTCGTGGCCCTCTCCACCGCCCTCACAGTGATTGTGCTGAACGTGCACTTCCGAGGTCAGCATGGTATTCCAGTTCCTCACTGGATGAGGAAGATGTTTCTCGGGACTCTTTCTGAGGTCCTTTGTATGAAGAAAGAACCAACAGTGTACCCAGTGAAGATAACGGACGTATACAGTCACGTCCATGGG GACCACAACACgataaaacaaaaagaaatgtCTACTTTCGAATCTCAAGATACTGGGAGACAGAACCATCATCACTTACTGCCCATGAAAAAGGTACTGGAGGAACAGCTGTCAGTTCTGAAGGAGATGAACAGCCGCTACAGCGACCAGCAGGCTGCTGGGGTCATTGATGAGGAGTGGAGGAAGGTGGCAGTCGTGATGGACAGATTGCTGCTTCTTCTGTTCTTCATATCAACTGTTGCCGCTACTTTGGGGATTTTACTTTCCTCTATCTTACATTGA